The Rhopalosiphum maidis isolate BTI-1 chromosome 1, ASM367621v3, whole genome shotgun sequence genome has a segment encoding these proteins:
- the LOC113548132 gene encoding vesicular glutamate transporter 1: MDRPPENHSDGQPPFWKQRRNLVAFLAFLGFFNVYTLRVNLSVGIVAMTSSSDTKASEFDWSPELRGAILSSFFYGYISTQLIGGLLGAKIGGVKLIGYGVLCTAILTILTPAAARYSVYLVIVLRVIEGVFEGVVYPGIHAVWSRWAPPAERTRLGSFAFSGSFVGTVIGYPLCGWLAEKYGWPSTFYVPGFVAIIWCVVWLTCITESPVEDKHITKEELNYIVDSIGPTDNNKISFLNYPWKDILTSMPVWAITCAHFCENWGFYTLLTQLPSYMNDVLKFNIGKGSLLSALPYLVMSIILQFSGFFVDWLRKNEILTTTQVRKVFNCGAFISQTIFMYLASNSTSESGSIICLTLAVGLGAFAWSGFSINPLDIAPQYASILLGISNTFATIPGIVSPMLAGIIVQNKSAEEWQWVFLISSGIYMFGAVFYAIFASGERQPWAEIKIEEKNGHDNKTFDIKV, encoded by the exons ATGGACCGGCCACCCGAAAAccatag CGATGGCCAACCACCGTTTTGGAAGCAACGCAGGAACTTGGTCGCGTTCCTGGCATTTCTGGGTTTCTTTAACGTCTACACACTCCGGGTGAATTTAAGCGTCGGGATCGTAGCCATGACATCGTCCTCAGACACGAAA GCGAGCGAATTCGACTGGAGCCCAGAACTTCGTGGTGCGATTTTGAGTTCGTTCTTTTATGGATATATTTCTACGCAACTGATCGGAGGTTTGCTGGGCGCAAAAATAGGGGGTGTAAAATTGATCGGTTACGGAGTGTTGTGCACCGCAATCCTAACGATACTCACCCCCGCGGCTGCCAGATATTCGGTTTATCTAGTCATTGTTCTCAGAGTCATCGAGGGAGTATTTGAG GGAGTCGTATATCCTGGTATACATGCCGTATGGTCGAGATGGGCGCCGCCCGCCGAACGCACCCGACTAGGATCGTTTGCTTTTTCCGGCAGTTTTGTGGGCACGGTTATCGGATACCCACTGTGTGGTTGGTTAGCCGAAAAATACGGTTGGCCTTCTACATTTTACGTACCAG GTTTCGTAGCTATAATTTGGTGTGTAGTTTGGTTGACGTGTATCACTGAATCTCCAGTAGAAGACAAACACATCACGAAAGAAGAACTCAATTACATAGTCGATTCAATTGGTCCGACagataacaataaaa tcagCTTTCTTAACTATCCCTGGAAAGATATATTAACATCGATGCCAGTTTGGGCGATAACATGTGCCCATTTTTGTGAAAACTGGGGATTCTACACATTGCTTACCCAATTACCAAGCTACATGAacg ACGTATTGAAGTTTAACATTGGAAAAGGAAGTTTACTGTCAGCTTTACCATATCTCGTCATGTCTATTATTCTCCAATTTAGTGGGTTCTTTGTAGATTGGCTtcgaaaaaatgaaatactcACTACTACTCAG gtGAGAAAGGTTTTCAACTGTGGTGCTTTTATAAGCCAAACTATATTCATGTATTTAGCATCAAATTCTACATCTGAAAGTGGatctataatttgtttaacacTAGCAGTGGGTCTTGGAGCGTTTGCTTGGTCCGGATTCAg TATTAACCCTTTGGATATAGCACCTCAATACGCCAGTATTTTGTTGGGGATCTCCAACACGTTTGCCACTATACCTGGTATTGTAAGTCCTATGTTGGCtggtattattgtacaaaacaAA AGCGCAGAAGAATGGCAATgggtgtttttaatttctagtGGTATATACATGTTTGGAGCTGTATTCTATGCCATATTTGCTTCAGGAGAACGACAACCTTGGGccgaaattaaaattgaagaaaAGAACGGTCatgataataaaacttttgatATAAAAGTTTAG